ATGTTTAATAATACAccagaatttctggaaaaaaatAGGGGACATACCATCTATTCCAGGTGTTGTATCAGGAGACATAGAGAAAAGGGCTGATCTGATTTCTTCTTCATCCACACCTCTAGTCAGTTGATCATTCATGCTCGCTGTAATGGTGGGTGGAATACCTCTAAGGATGTCCTCAGTACTACCATTCCCCTTGCTAGTGAACAGTTGTCTGTAGAAACCTGCAACTTCCTCACCTAACTCCTGCTCATTCTCAGTCCAGGAACCATCCTCTCTTTGTAGATTCAACATTCtgtttctcctcctcctccccttCACATGAGCATGAAAGAATTTAGTGTTCTTATCCCCCTCCTTCATCCAGTTTATTCTTGCTTTTTGGTGCCAGAACAGTTCCTCCTCCTTGTACGCCACCTTCAATTGATTTTTTAGGTCCACTGTCTCTCTTCTAGTGTCCACTTGAGTGTTATACTGAAGCTTCTCCAGCTGAGTTTTGAGCtgatcaattttctttttagcATTACAATTGGAGTTGTTCCTCCACTTTAATAATTCAATCCTGCAATTTCTGATTTTGCACTTGACCGTGAACATTCTTGATCCCTCAAAATCTTGTTCCCATGCATTTCTGATCACATCCTGGACACCTTCTTTCTTCAGCCATCTCCTGTCAaagtaaaacatttttttcctttgcctAGCCTCTGGCTTTGTATCTATCATCAGCATACTATGATCTGACGCGAAGGTATCCACATGTgtgcattttaattttttcccaAAGTAAGGACCAGTCTAAGCTATATAAGCCTCTATCCAGTCGCTCTCTGACCTCCCCTATCTCCTCCCAATTGTTGCTCCAGGTCCAGGGGTTCCTCTCAAAACCAATGTCAACCATTTGGTTGTCATTTATGAAGTTTTTGAAGTCAGAAAAACTCTTCTCCTCCCTCCATCTACCTCCCCACTTCTCCTCATTTGACAGGATATCATTGAAGTCTCCTGCTATAATCCATTTCCCTCCCCACAGCCTTTTCCTATCCTGGATCACCTTCCATTGACTTTTCCTAACCAGATTATCACAGCTTGCGTATATTCCAACGAACCACCATGTTGTCTTTGTCTCAAAATCTTCCACGTGAGCTTCTATAGTAAAGGCAGTTTTGAGTATCTTTATGATTTTTACTTCATCTTTCCACATCAATGCCATGCCCCCCGACCTATTCATTGACTCTACTACACAACTATTTTCAAAATTCAACTTTTCCCTTACTCTATCCATGTACCTTTCTCTATTTTTCATTTCACTCAGGAACAACATATTAGGGGAGAGGAGGTTGGAAACCTCCCTCAGATGGGGAATTGTCAAGGTGCTCCCAACACCTTGGCAATTCCACACCAGAACTTTCATTGGGGTTTGGGGGCCCAGAGTAGGCTGGTCCCTTCCTCCACTTTTTCCTGAGCAATATAGCAAACCTCAACACatcctttgtttctttttccccctATCTCCCTGCCTTCAGCATCTTCCATTTCCTCATCGCATAACTgaaatttcctttttccctGACCTCCTGAGTCTTTGATATTGATGCAGATCTCCTTTAAAGGAGTTCTTCTCTTCGACGAGGATCTTAACTGCTTCTTCAATCTCCTATTCTGTCTTGTGACAGCTTCTTTCTTCTTATCCTCAACCATAAGGTCCAGTAAGGTGATTTCACTTGTATTATCCTCAATGGTTCCTCCTACCCCCTGGTTCTCAATACCTTTTACCTTTTCCATTATATTATCCTTCTCATCTATTATTCCCTCTTGTTGAGAGGGTTCCTTCATCTCCGTACTGGCAGTAACCTCCTTCCTACTTGAGACCATGTTTTGTCCCCTTACCTCTGTCGTCTCAGCCTCCATGTTCATCTTATGGAGAGATGCTATAATAGTTGCTTCCTTGTCCTGCCTGTTACCCATCGCCTTAGGGGCTATAACTGGCTGACTTATAACATAGCTGTCCTCTTTTCCATGTTTGTTAACCTGGTCCTGCATCTCTATTGCCTGACTTGGTGAGCCTACCTGAACTGCTGATGGAACATGACTGCTCAGCCCTGGGTCCTGTTGTCTTTGTTTCACCACTTCCACCCAGTTCCCATTATGTAGCCTCCAGTGGTGTTTGTCCAGGCACTTATTCCAATCTTCTAAATTGAAGAGAGCAAGTCCCCTACCGTCTTTCAAGGATAGGCAGACATCTTTCCATCCCACTTTTGCTAAGTAGTGATGCTTGAATCCCCTAGTCCATACAAAAGAGGAGATAAGACTTCCCACATTTTTTAGAATAGCTTTGGGTGGTATAAAAGTGCTAGACCAATGTGTTTGCACTCCATATAAAATGGACTCGACAAGCTGCAATCTTCCTCCATAGCTCAATTTCTGGATGGCCCAACCTTGAATCTTGCACTGCAACATATCGAGGATGGGCTGACAGTCCTTGATGCTAAGTCTTGAAGCAATGCGAGGCAGCTCAAGGAACTTAACAGGCAGGTTGCACAGAGGCATGCCCACAACGTTACAAAGATCAGTGCCAACTTCCTCAGTTACAACAGCCACAAAATACCTGACATCTGATGAAACTCATCCAATGCTTGTCTTGCGACCTGAAACGATCTGTTAGTTGTAGCAGAAACAAGAAATAGGTCATCAGCAAAGGCAGCATGGATAAATTCAGCTCCCTGTACTTTGGGTGAAAATCAAACCCCATGCATTTAATATTATCAATAAATAACATTGAGAAAAACTCTATAGCTATAAGAAAAAGATCAGGGGAGATTTGATCCCCTTACCGAATGCCCCTCACTTCTAAAATATCCCACCAACGCTCCATTGAGGTTGATGGTGAAATGTGCAACAGATACACAATTTCTAACCCCAAGAGATAAATTTTTCTGGAAAGTGCATAGTATCCACTTTAAGAAATAAGAAATCCCAATTGATTGTGTAGTCATGGTTCACCATATCGGTCGATACCGATACGTATCGGCCAAGTCATAACTGGAACGGAGGGCACCGATACGATATTGATCCACGAATCGCAGATATTACTATATCTGTGACAACTCGCTCTGACTCGGCTGATATTGGCCGATTCGAATCCGTGATACATGATATCGGCCGATATATCCGAGTCAATTCGGAGTCGACTCAGATATTATTTTAAGTTGTGTCTTTTTtggtattttctaattttagtaattttttcaaaattttatcaaactttcATGTACTATAATGTGTGTATCACCCAATATTCAACCGATATACCGCGACAGATGTGAAACAACTGAGACCGCGACCTGCGATGGCGAACAATGTGTCATATGCCTTTATCAGGTCTATTTTCAACACTGCACAAGCTAATCCAACTTTCTTGCAGTACCCTCTCACCAATTCATACATTACTAGTGTATTATCTGCTATACTTCTTCCTATTATAAAGCACTCTGATGTTCACCAATGATTCGAGGATTTAAACTTTCAACCTATTAGTTAGCAATGCTAAATCGCATTTACATAGCAAACAACAGAAGGCTATAGGCTTGAAATCCCTCATTTGTGTTGTATTCTGCATCTTTGGGACCAGTGTAATTATAGTACTATTTAAAGGATAATGCATATACTTCTTgtcaaaacaagattgaacATCTCGAATTACTTCATCACCAATGACATGCCAATTCTTCTTTGAAAAATTTGTGCACTAAAGCCATTTGGGCTTGGAGCTTTACCATCCTTCATAGTAAACATAGCATGTTTAATCTCTTCAGCTGACACACTAGCTTGGAGAAAGTCTAATTGATCACTAGTGATGGCTTTAGCATTTATCTGTTGCAGCTTGCCCTTCAAATCAGGGCACTAGGAGTTAGATTTACTGAACTCCTAGTGAGCGACCTCACACTATTATCATGCATTTTAATATGGACGATACCCTTACCAACAATATCACAAACGACATTTTTACTCATCAAAACAATTCCATCATTACAAAATttataagtgaaaaataaatcCCTATTGGGACACATATGATAAAGAGCACTTCGAatctaaaattcattcatttttagaccttgtTCTATCATCAGTGAAGGAAAATATTTCCTTCATTCTCATCAACTATAACACAAGATTCGACAGTTTCAGTATTTTTCTTACCAAGTTTCCTCTTTTACTTTAATcttttcaatttaaagcaatTTACCTTAATGTGCCCCATTTTGTGACAATAATTGCATTCCAAATTTCTATGTCAGAATTTAGATAGACTAttgtcaaattttct
This Coffea arabica cultivar ET-39 chromosome 3e, Coffea Arabica ET-39 HiFi, whole genome shotgun sequence DNA region includes the following protein-coding sequences:
- the LOC140038351 gene encoding uncharacterized protein gives rise to the protein MKVLVWNCQGVGSTLTIPHLREVSNLLSPNMLFLSEMKNRERYMDRVREKLNFENSCVVESMNRSGGMALMWKDEVKIIKILKTAFTIEAHVEDFETKTTWWFVGIYASCDNLVRKSQWKVIQDRKRLWGGKWIIAGDFNDILSNEEKWGGRWREEKSFSDFKNFINDNQMVDIGFERNPWTWSNNWEEIGEVRERLDRGLYSLDWSLLWEKIKMHTCGYLRVRS